The following are encoded in a window of Magnolia sinica isolate HGM2019 chromosome 11, MsV1, whole genome shotgun sequence genomic DNA:
- the LOC131218116 gene encoding acyltransferase GLAUCE-like — translation MVAHLWKSRTRAVFEDPCGVSSILFVVDIRSKITPPLPHGFVGNAVVTACSSAKEVDLNKESLGFCVEKVKEAIEMVTDEYVKSVVDWLEVYRGVPSTLDENFYVSAWWKLPFHELDFGYGRPTYGGPVVSGINEFVLLLSNGIGVRRGGGVNVWMALEQEKMEKFIMHVFEV, via the coding sequence atggtggcccacctgtggAAATCAAGGACGAGGGCTGTCTTTGAAGACCCATGTGGGGTTTCATCAATACTCTTTGTTGTGGACATTAGGAGCAAGATAACTCCGCCCTTGCCACATGGGTTTGTTGGGAATGCTGTTGTAACAGCTTGTTCAAGTGCAAAGGAGGTGGATTTGAATAAGGAGTCTCTGGGGTTTTGTGTTGAGAAGGTGAAGGAAGCAATAGAGATGGTGACAGATGAGTATGTGAAATCAGTAGTGGATTGGTTGGAGGTTTATAGAGGGGTCCCTTCCACTTTagatgagaatttttatgtgtcaGCTTGGTGGAAGTTGCCCTTCCATGAGCTGGATTTTGGGTATGGGAGGCCCACCTATGGTGGCCCAGTTGTGAGTGGAATCAATGAGTTTGTGTTGTTGCTCTCTAATGGTATTGGGGTGAGGAGAGGTGGAGGTGTCAATGTATGGATGGCCTTAGAACAAGAGAAGATGGAGAAATTCATTATGCATGTGTTTGAGGTGTAG